Part of the Tumebacillus sp. BK434 genome is shown below.
TCGGCGCCGACGACATCAACGACCGTCTTGCGTCCTTGCGGGTCGGAAGCGGTGGAGACGACACCGACCGGCTTGTTCAGCATGATGTAGACTTTCTGTTCTGAGCGGATCTCATTCCCGTTCACTTCGATGCGGTCGCGCTCCGGGTCGACCTTGGTGCCGAGCTCGGTGACGACCACCCCGTTGACGGTGACCTGTCCTGCCGTGATGATCTCTTCGCATTTGCGCCGGGATGCCACGCCCGCCTGGGCCAGCACCTTTTGCAACCGTTCCGTTCTTTCCATGATCTTGTCACTCTCCCACGCTTTGCTACTTCTGCTCACTCATTCTAATCAACCTCCCGCGCAAAATCAAATCCCCCGCATCGGGTCAATGCGGGGGACGGTCAATCCGTATTTTCAGTTCATGCCAAGGGAATTCGACGCCGGGGCAAAGGTCGCCGTGCGCCATCAGCTTTTCCGGGTCGAATTTGAATGCGGAGGACAAGCGGAGCACCAGTTTGACCAGCACGAACATCTGCTCGCGCACCAGCCCCATATTCGCGATCGGTTCGGAGAAATCCCCTTCCACACACACATGAACGTGATCATCATCTAGAAAGTCCTGGGACGTCACGACCGTCCCGTCTTTGCAGACATAAAAATCAAACCCGGCCCGAGTCCGCGCGGGACAGGCAGAATCGTGCAACACAATCCCTGCAAATTCTCCCATTCCTGACATCCCGCCTTTCTGGAATCGTCATCAACCGTAAGCGAAGTAGTATCAGCATCATATGCAGGCGAGGCTTGCCAAAGTGAACACGATTTTGCTGAAACGGTTTAGTGAAATATGAGATGCACAACGGCCAGCGAAGCGATCACCGAGGCGAGGTCGGCGAGCAGGCCGACTTTCACCGCATAGCGGGCGTTGCGGATGCCAACCGAACCGAAATAGACGGTCAGCACGTACAAAGTGGTGTCGGACGCGCCTTGCATCGTCGAGGCCAGTTTGCCGAGAAACGAGTCCGGCCCGTGCGCCTGAAAGATGTCGGTCATGATCGCCATCGAACCGGAGCCGGAGATCGAGCGCAGCAGCGCCATCGGCAGGAACTCGGGCGGCACGCCAAGCGGAATCAGCAGCGGGTTCAGCGCGGAGATCAGC
Proteins encoded:
- a CDS encoding nucleoside recognition domain-containing protein, with protein sequence MMELVQIIAAWTLPVIIAFIPAYAYMFRKIPVYETFIEGAKGGLPTVIKLMPHLVGMLVAVSVFRESGALDLLISALNPLLIPLGVPPEFLPMALLRSISGSGSMAIMTDIFQAHGPDSFLGKLASTMQGASDTTLYVLTVYFGSVGIRNARYAVKVGLLADLASVIASLAVVHLIFH